One Antennarius striatus isolate MH-2024 chromosome 9, ASM4005453v1, whole genome shotgun sequence genomic window, TGTTTGCATTTATGGCTTATCTTGGACAACAACTTGGCTACAAAACCAGTAGCAAGTTATTGGGGTCATTTTTCAGAAGGTTTAGAAACCCTTAAGTTCTGTCCCAAATATGTGTACGCAAAACGACCTCGTAGGAAAGCTGCAGATTTATGTAAGAATCATGGAGAAAGTTTTTCAGGAGGGCAAACCTGCCTCTCTGGAAAGAGTCCAGCAAACCAACCCATTGATCTATGGTGGAGGACATAGATCAATGGTGCTCAAGTTAAGTCAGGTATGATGATTGGGTGTTTTTAGTTCATTCAGTTCATTCTGTAACATTTTATTGTCTAGTTTATTATGACTCTTCGTCTGTCTCATTCTTTCATGCTACTGTTACTTACTTACACATCCTCCACCGCCAGCACCACCCAGTTTTCACTGATTCATCAGGTTTACCAGactcatcagccaccaccaccacctgtgTCTGAActgcaaaggggggggggggtttaggcATCGTGAAGCCATTTAAGACCGAACAGGGTTGCAGACACAAGCTGTCGAGAAATAATGGAATGATTTTTGGTGTAATTAGCaatatcaataattattttcttaatCTCACATTTCCGTCATAACATAAATTTTTTTGGAAGTGCTGATATACAGGTACATCTGTTTAACAGCTGTGTTCCTTGAGATGGAGATGTATTTGATCTTTGTAAAACCAGGTCTACTGCTTCCCATAAGCATCTATATTTAGCGCAATAGAAAGCTGTTGATATACAATTAAGTGAGGACAAGATATTTTTCCTCCTACAAGCTGAAGTGTGTCATCACTTCCTATAAACTCCTACACAGTAATCCATTTACGGTTGAAAACGCATTAAATCTGTGGCTTTACAATCGCAGCAACTTTAAAGTACTTCAAGCAGCCGTTTGCTTGTATCTACATCACCTGCTGTGAATTATATTAAGTCGTACTTTTAAACCTGACTGCACTACACTAAAGACACACAGATAATTGTGTGTTAACTGAACAACATAATAACTTCTGCACACATGATAATTGTTTTGTTCCTGCAAGATAATAACTTGTACACACAAGATATTATCCCGTGTGCataagattaaaataatttgccTGATGGGTTGAAAGGGATGTTGAAGAACTTTTTGTTAAAGCcagtattatcattattattattattattattattattattattattattattattattattattattattattattattattattattattattattacattacattacgttCTATTATATTATAagatattatattaaattatattatattatattatattacattttattatattatattatattatattatattatattacattttattatattacattttattatattacattatattatactgACTATAGTTTGATGATGAAATACTTTAGAAGTGACATCATGGAAATGAACATGTTTCATCATTTCGGATCTAACTCCATACCAAGTGGGGAATTCCCAAATGTAGTCGAAGTTCATAAACTCATTAACCTGAGCTTTGGCGCCCCCTGAGGCTAAGCACTGTAACTGCATGTCGTATGGTTGCACGTACATTATCAGAGGTCATGTCTTGTTTATTTACAGATGTTTCTGCTCTACCGATGCCGGTTCTCCGTCATGCTATTGTTAGGGAAAAATACAAACGCCTGAGCAACAGTGTCGTGTATTGAAGTCGGTGTTTTTAGAGTCGGGGGTTGCAACAGAAGAGACCCTGAACTTGCGTAACAGCTCCATACGTAACAGGTAAAGGGCGAGAGCCGGACAGGGGAGAGCAGGGAGAGACAACGGCGAAATAGGGCCAGTCGGGGTCGATGACCTCCACCAGGAGAAAAAAGGTAGAGTGACTCAGTGAGGGGTGAAGCTGTCCGCCACACTGGAGCCGGCCTTTATTTGGCGAGAAGATCCCGGACTGATATCCTCGGTGACTTTACAGCAACATGACGGCTCAGTTAAAACACATCACGCTGCGCATGTTTGGAAAACCCAGGAGTGAAAAAAACATTCTCACTCTCTCTCAGCAAATACATTTATTCAAGCAGTATCATGTTCAGATTTCCTGACTGAGGCTGTAACATGTGGAAGAGTTTGTGCAGGAGGTTTATTCTGATATCTGACCGATATTTTGCTTGATATATTTCTTAAATAATCAcagctgttttatttctctacGCTAAAGAATCTTTTTCAGTCGTCATCAAAACTGAATCTTTGGttgaaaacatccatccatgaCTTTTTGCGTAATCCTGCTTACAATCAATCAGACAAACTGGCGccgatcacatgacctcactaACAGAGGAAATGCACTGAGAACAGGATATTTTGTTCTCTGAGTGGACAGAATGTGCAGGTTTAGCCCCCGTTTTCTGCCCCCACCCGGGTCTTCTATGCCATCCCTTTATGTTATAGAAACTGTGGAGACGCTGATGATTGTATTTGTTGACTCGCTCTGAGGTTATCAGTGAACAAGGCTGAGTGACGCAGCGGTCCACCGGCGACTTGTTTCTCTAATTGAGTCAACACCAGCAATTTGCTCGACTTTGAAGATATAATGAGAATTCAAATGGCCCCTGATTTTATCAGCATCCTCAGCCCACCGTTTATCAGCGCATGCCGTTATTTTGGCTTTTTCTTATTTCATTTCCAgcattattgatttttttttttttgtatttattcacgGCCTGATGTTGCTCTGGAATACTTTTCTTACACTGACAGGTTAATTAATCTTCAAGTGTTTATCGCTGCCTCAGTGAAATGGTGGGAATAAATGGTTCTAACCATTTTAGACTTGCGGTTTTTGCTTTGCAATTATTAACAGTATGGattattgtcattttgtcaGAGTTGTTAATTTCGCACCGtttgaaatatttatgaacCCATCGACCGCTGTGTGTGCCAAGAAATTAGAAGTTcgattttgatattttaatgaaactAGTCTCTGCCCTTTGTTGgaaattcattttattgttcCTGCAAAATGAAGAACTGAACATAACTAACATACGAAATGACGACAGACGGTCGATGGTCATAATGCACATcgatttaaataaaggttttccAATCCTGGCCAGTATTCAACTGCTTTcagatttcattttcttcatccgCAGGTTCCTGTgagtcatgcaaaaaaaaaacgaatGTGTTAAAAAATGAGAGgctaattatttcatttgagAGGATGTAATTACATCCTTTATTCCGAGCAAAGGATACTCCGAAGTGGCTTCCTCTCCTTCGTGAAGGTTTTCTTGGGTCAGAAAAGTACAGCTTAGTCATCTGTTGCGAGAGATTAACTCGCACAGTCTTGGCCTTTGCTGTGGGAATTTCCATTTTCCAGTTTTCTTCCAGGaaaactcactttttttttgttgagttgAATCTGTACTGCTTTGCTGTTTAGCAGTGACGCAGAAAACCTATTgctctcattaaaaaaaaaaaaaaaaaatcacatctctgGCATGAGCAGAAGCTTGTTCATGTGTGGATTATGTGTTCTGTCGGTGGAAAGTAATTCAATTTGAAAGTTCGAGGTTGATTTGATATTCGGGAACAGACCATCCAAAATAGATCAGAGAATTTCCAACCCTGTTGGACTAAGAGGGCGAGAAATGAGGAGGTCAGAATTTCCCCAAGTGGAGTTGGGTAACTCCTGCTATGAACCGGCCTCCCAGAGCGATGAGGCAACACTGAAGCAGGCGTGTATAAATACCAGAGCCAGCTGCTCGCTCCACCATCAGCCGGCGAGGGGAAGTCGAAAGAGCTGACAGGAGTCGCCAACAGATCTGAGGAAATTCACTTGCCTAGACAATCACCATCCATCACTGGGGCTGAAGAATAAATTGAAGATATTGTGGTGCTCTTCGGTGGTCTGACACACATGAGAAAAAGACCCATCGGCTCTAATCTACAAAGGATTTAATAACTAAAACCACTTAAAACCCCCCTGAAAATGAAGGCCTTCAGCATTGCAGTTGCAGTGACACTCGTGCTCGCCTTTATTTGCATTCTGGAGAGCTCTGCCGTCCCACTCGCAGGGGTAAGAATTTGACTTCAGCTTCACTTCATTTGCTTATTAGCTATAAATGTTTTGTCAGGATGCTACGATGTGGCCCCCTAAATGTGCATAATTCATTAACAGGTgcaagagctggaggaggcagGGAGCAATGACACTCCAGTTGCGGCACATCAAGAAATGTCAATGGAATCGTGGCTGGTATGTTCAATTGACTGAATGAATTAAGCCAATTACCATGagcaaattaaaatttaagtgGATGTGTTTTCCCCATGGAGTACCCTGGTGCTCTCTCCACACAAGGAGGATGAAATGCTGGAGATGAACACCGATGCTAATGTCTCTTGTCTGTCGTGCAGATGCCAAATCACATCAGGGAGAAGCGTTGGAGCCACATCTCCATGTGCCGATGGTGCAAAAACTGCTGCGGGAACGAGGGCTGGACATGGTGCTGCAAATTCTgaggatgataaaaaaaattaaaaaacggGCAATGATTTATTCCCCGTTTTGTCTCATTCCAAGAAATGACCTTCTCTTGATTCCTTTCTGAAAGGCATCGTCTGCGCCGCGTTGTTTCGTATCATTTTTCAAAAGGcaaaattcataaaaaaaagaggaccAGCCGCTTTTAGTATTTATTTGCGTTTTTTTATCAGTACtttcacccttttttttttttttttaagctcatCTTTGTTTCTAAGACCGATCTGATGTAAATGTTTCCGTATCTGACTGAAATGTAACAGGTTCACCTTTCAtgctgaataaataatgaacatttgcagttgcaaaaaaaaaaaaaagtctcagcGTCATTAACAAGGGCATTTTCAACAGAAACTGGTTTTTGCAGAACATATAAAATGAGGTATAGAATGGTATAAAATGAGAGACAGGAAGCTGGTATTTCATTTCAGGAGCACATTtcaataaaatgcaataaagtTCCAAGGGCAACAATCTTAGGGAGTCACCGTGACACAGACAGCTGCTCAGTCTATTCTCTGGACGTGTGATCTGAGGATGGAATAGAAGTGTAGCACACACAAAATGGATTGaataaatgtcatgttaatGTAAAAGCACACCTGGAGTTATAGCTTGTTATAGCTGAGAGGCTCGGGTCATAAATGTTTCCACGGCCATCGTCAGGGGGATGGTGTTTACAGGATGTTTGTCCATActatcaaatactgtatatacatgtgtgtgtgtgtgtgtgtgtgtgtgtgtgtgtgtgtgtgtgtgtgtgtgtgtgtgtgtgtgtgtgtgtgtgtgtgtgtgtgtgtgtgtgtgtgtgtgtgtgtgtgtgtgtgtgagagagagagagagagagagagagggagagagaaagacataTCAGAGAAGCCTGAATGACTATATTTTAATCTGGCCTCAGCATCCACCTGTAATCACTGGAGGCGGAGGGACCAGGTCCAGATTGAAGCGACAGGTTTTCATGCAAAAAATTTTGcacaatacatttgttttctgccAGTTATTTAAAACCCCACCTCGGGAACAGAAGGGGAGACACAGTCCATGTTTCAAATTCGATCAGATACCGAATCGATGGAGCTAATCTCGGGTGTCCACCTTGAAACCGCGTTGATTGCATCTGGCGGCGCTGGCGGGTTGAAGACGTATGCGAAGCGTCGGCGTTTTGGCTGTAGCTCATACTTGAAGGAATGTAATAAAAGctaagtttatattttttttactgcgtGAATGGAAGCTGCGACTGGCTTCACGGGTGTAGGCGTCCGACCACGAGGTGATATTTTAACAGTTCTTTTGATTTCAGGTggtttactttcattttattgaagGCTTCTATtattaaaaagcaaaataaacaatttaaaatccAATTCTATCATTTGACATCCCTATTTGCGCTGAGGAAGTCACAAATAACACCACAATGAACTGAAACAGGGACATTTTTAGTGTCTGTATACCCAACAGTGTGTTAAATGCTTCAGGACCAGCACTAcatcctgtttcttttctttttattattgttcAACAGGCACACAGAATTTGAATTTGTCGGTTTGATCAAAATGCAGGAATCCAAGAGAAGAGCTGccaaagaatagaatagaaggaaaaaaattccAGCTCATTCATATTCCCCATCTCTTGTcagcagagaacacacacaccccctgTGCCGACACCACCATTATGAGGAAGACAGGAGCTGTGTAGTCGTTGTGTAGTTATTAATGTAGACCCCAGAGAGACCGGAGCCAGCGTGGTATACAAGGAATGAGCAGCATTACATGTCATATAGAATAAGaccctgtctgtcaggaaaaatgtctgagagacagagaggaattGTGGGCAATATGTGTTCCTGACAGGCTCCCGTAGCTCCAAAAGCACAAAGGTAAGACTAGAATGCAAGACATGAAATTGTGGCTCCTCacgcaaaaaaaagaagaagagttcaATAAAAAATCAGTGAACCGTGTCCAGACGGCCAGCAGGAGGATATATAAATGTTGAAAAGGATTCACatataaagttttaaaaaaagaaaagaaaaaaaaaaaaagcagtcgACCTCGTTCCACAGGCAGGCAAACAGATCCAACTCCATTAGGCGTTTCAGCAACAGCGGGTCATTAGCAGAGCGCACGTAAAATATCGATGAATTTTAAGGAAATTATCAGCACCTTCAGGTTAAGGTGTCCCCGAATCCGTTATATATATTGGTAGAAACACGTGGTTTACAGGAAGGCAGACGACCACGTGACCCATTAAGTCAGGGTTCAAAGGTCACGCACCACAAACAGAGACGGGGACACGAGGATGCCAGCCAGGCGGGATGCGTGTTTGTCCGGTGCGTGACGAGTCCACGATGGAAACCAATGCCGTTCCAGCACCGCGTCAGCCCAGCCGGATGACGTCAGATGACGAGgcttggatggatggatggatggatggatggatggatggatggatggatggatggttggatggatggatgcatacCGCATTGATCTGTCTCTATCTACAGGTCTCCTTACCCGATCTAATCACAGCAGCACCTTTTTcaatcgatcgatcggtagATGATTGGGTAAATTATACCTATTTGTGACGTGAAACATATTGATGACATCCAATtctaaatggattttaaattttaaaaaaacacaagactgTCATGTTTCAGTATGTGGAATTCGATTTCACTGATCTATCAGGGGTTGATCATCTGTAATTGATAAGGCGAGTTCAATGACATGAAGATAGAACATTACATATAAGACTTTCATGTCTTATGTTAAAAATAGGGAGctaattatattttatagttttcaATCAAATAGAAAACTTTCAAATATGTCTTTTAGGGGCTTACAGTGTatactgaaatttttttttctaaatgtctgGAGGGTTAAGGGTCAACTTGAACTTTAACCACAACAGATTTGAGTTAAAggtgttcacacacaaacacaaaggcacAGAAAACCAACTGACAGAATGAAGGAGCCACAACTGAATCCCATCAAGGTTATTAGCtaatgaaacttttattttccatacCTTTACTTAGAAAAGATGTCTGACAAGCAAACCTGAGAAGTGAGACTGCTACAGAGATCAGTGTTTACCTTTCATCAATCGAAAACaaaaatttacaaaagaaaatgttccaTAGGTGACCTTTCATTTCTGAACACAATATTATTCAAATCTTTTCTCACCGaggtggaaataaaaaataaaaaaaactaatgtgCCAAACATCAATCATTAAACTTTGGGTCGGTGACACTGGCTCCACCGCGTTTGAATCCAGCTACAGAAACACGAGTTAACGTTCTACAGTCTGACatgttaaaatatgaatatgcctgataatcttttttttttgtttttttatttgttgccgGGGGTCTGAGGGTTGGTTTTGCTTTGCAGAATCCTGAGCTGtcgagagaagaaaaaaaaaaccagggaGAAGCAGTCGGGCTCTAATAAGCTTCATGTCTCTCTTCTTCGTGGCCCGGAGCggaacagaaacacatcatgtatattcattcacaaaaaaaatcaacagtgtTAATATTGGCTTTCTGCTGTTCTTACAACCAATTACAGTGTTCTGTTATTTTTCATGAGTGGGCGGTGACGTCCGAGACGATTTccaagtacccccccccccacttttgGGTTTAGGTCTTTTCCAGGAGCTCAACACAGACTGTTTCTTGTGTTCTCCTTCTCCACAGCGAGTCAAGTCTTTGAGCAGATCTC contains:
- the hamp gene encoding hepcidin-1, whose product is MKAFSIAVAVTLVLAFICILESSAVPLAGVQELEEAGSNDTPVAAHQEMSMESWLMPNHIREKRWSHISMCRWCKNCCGNEGWTWCCKF